From the Streptomyces syringium genome, one window contains:
- a CDS encoding ABC transporter ATP-binding protein, with product MTADTLPGTHGTADKAAPAAGPAPDSVGRWLLSQMRRFRWYIAVHLLGSVIWQSLTAAIPLVIGLAFDAILKENGAPADFGTFHAVVAGLLALVLVRGICGIAATYSLEAFASGLERDARAGVFASLLRKSQRFFNRHRTGDLSARATGDAESLNLMVSPGFDMAVDLALNIAIPVVFIGLVDPRLLLSPVVFVLLFVLAMAEHGRRLEPVSDLTREHFGSMTAQATESIAGIEVVQSTSGTDQERERFDRLATAYRDAAVRQAHAQALSFPPLLLVLATAGALLHSVYLLRAGSLSIGELVAVLGLMGTLRAPTQLASFSIGLIYFGLSGAQRILEVINDRDGDVESGGGHAAPIAGEVVMENVGFGYDRGKPVLRGISFRVAPGSTVALVGPTGSGKSTLLHLLNHTYAPDEGRVLIDGVDAAEWDQASLRSQIAVIEQDVVLFSRTIAENLSFGAGPDVDRATLEKAARTAQAHDFIMASEHGYDTVVGERGVTLSGGQRQRLAIGRALVTDPRILAVDDATSAVDSATEHELQLAMRRASAGRTTFLITPRLSRIRAADHILVLDKGRIVSQGSHDQLLRDCEFYRRIFAPYASGPTATGEAGARAEEGSP from the coding sequence ATGACCGCCGATACCCTCCCGGGGACGCACGGCACGGCCGACAAGGCGGCGCCTGCCGCCGGGCCCGCCCCCGACAGCGTCGGCCGCTGGCTCCTGTCCCAGATGCGGCGCTTCCGCTGGTACATCGCCGTCCATCTGCTCGGCAGTGTGATCTGGCAATCGCTGACGGCGGCCATCCCGCTCGTCATCGGGCTGGCCTTCGACGCGATCCTCAAGGAGAACGGGGCTCCCGCCGACTTCGGCACCTTCCACGCCGTCGTCGCGGGCCTGCTGGCCCTGGTGCTGGTGCGCGGGATCTGCGGCATCGCGGCCACCTACTCCCTGGAGGCCTTCGCCAGCGGACTGGAACGGGACGCGCGGGCCGGGGTCTTCGCCAGTCTGCTGCGCAAGAGCCAGCGCTTCTTCAACCGGCACCGCACCGGAGATCTCTCCGCGCGGGCCACCGGCGACGCCGAATCACTGAACCTCATGGTGTCGCCCGGCTTCGACATGGCCGTCGACCTGGCGCTGAACATCGCGATCCCGGTCGTCTTCATCGGCCTGGTCGACCCACGGCTGCTGCTGTCCCCCGTCGTCTTCGTGCTGCTGTTCGTCCTGGCCATGGCCGAGCACGGCCGGCGGCTGGAGCCGGTCTCCGACCTCACGCGTGAGCACTTCGGGTCGATGACGGCCCAGGCCACCGAGAGCATCGCCGGCATCGAGGTGGTCCAGTCGACGAGCGGCACCGACCAGGAGCGTGAGCGCTTCGACCGGCTGGCCACCGCCTACCGCGACGCGGCCGTGCGCCAGGCCCACGCCCAGGCCCTCTCCTTCCCGCCGCTGCTGCTCGTCCTGGCCACGGCGGGCGCCCTGCTGCACTCCGTGTACCTGCTGCGCGCCGGCTCCTTGAGCATCGGTGAACTCGTCGCCGTGCTCGGTCTGATGGGGACCCTGCGCGCCCCCACCCAGCTGGCGTCGTTCAGCATCGGGCTCATCTACTTCGGGCTGTCCGGTGCGCAGCGCATCCTGGAAGTCATCAACGACCGGGACGGCGACGTCGAGTCGGGCGGCGGACACGCGGCGCCCATCGCCGGGGAAGTCGTGATGGAGAACGTCGGCTTCGGATACGACCGTGGCAAACCCGTGCTGCGGGGGATCTCCTTCCGGGTCGCACCGGGGTCGACGGTGGCCCTGGTCGGACCCACGGGCAGCGGCAAGTCCACCCTTCTGCACCTGCTCAATCACACCTACGCGCCCGACGAGGGGCGGGTCCTCATCGACGGTGTGGACGCCGCTGAGTGGGACCAGGCGTCGCTGCGCTCGCAGATCGCGGTGATCGAGCAGGACGTGGTGCTCTTCTCCCGGACCATCGCCGAGAACCTGAGCTTCGGCGCGGGCCCGGACGTCGACCGCGCCACGCTGGAGAAGGCGGCCCGCACGGCCCAGGCACACGACTTCATCATGGCGAGCGAGCACGGCTACGACACCGTCGTCGGCGAGCGCGGCGTCACCCTCTCCGGCGGGCAGCGCCAGCGGCTGGCCATCGGCCGGGCACTGGTGACCGATCCGCGCATCCTCGCCGTCGACGACGCGACCAGCGCCGTCGACAGCGCCACCGAGCACGAGCTGCAGCTGGCGATGCGGCGCGCCTCGGCGGGACGCACCACCTTCCTGATCACACCGAGGCTGTCCCGCATCCGCGCGGCCGACCACATCCTCGTGCTCGACAAGGGCCGGATCGTCAGCCAGGGCAGTCATGACCAACTCCTGCGCGACTGCGAGTTCTACCGCAGGATCTTCGCGCCCTATGCGAGCGGACCGACGGCAACCGGCGAGGCCGGGGCGCGGGCAGAGGAGGGATCCCCCTGA
- a CDS encoding response regulator transcription factor, translating to MSRVACGTPALGGQLVVTTLVRDGVLQLGLRAVLATASVVSEVTHCENWDEVEVALRSSPVDILFLHESDYSSDCGVPDDVRGLRPKVLLLLSDAGLDENILAGPFPPDGFLVQGELTATAVEDALQRMAGGEVPMPASLARVLLERASGPGRIRQRRDAALTDRENEVLLLLAEGLSNKQIARRLKISSHGAKRIVASLLLKLGAPNRTAAVVTAIQLGLIMH from the coding sequence ATGAGCCGTGTAGCGTGTGGTACCCCCGCCCTGGGCGGACAGCTGGTCGTCACGACCCTCGTTCGTGACGGTGTTCTCCAGCTCGGACTGAGGGCGGTGCTGGCGACGGCGTCCGTCGTCAGTGAAGTGACGCACTGCGAAAACTGGGACGAGGTCGAAGTGGCCTTACGTTCCAGTCCCGTCGACATACTTTTTCTCCACGAGTCCGACTACAGCTCCGACTGCGGCGTGCCCGACGACGTCCGTGGCCTGCGCCCGAAGGTTTTGCTACTGCTGAGTGATGCCGGTCTCGACGAAAACATTCTGGCCGGTCCCTTCCCGCCGGACGGTTTTCTGGTGCAGGGCGAGCTGACCGCGACCGCCGTGGAGGACGCGCTCCAGCGGATGGCCGGTGGTGAGGTGCCCATGCCCGCCTCGCTCGCCCGCGTGCTCCTGGAGCGGGCCAGCGGACCGGGCCGGATCCGCCAGCGGCGGGACGCGGCCCTCACCGACCGGGAGAACGAGGTGCTGCTCCTGCTCGCCGAGGGCCTGAGCAACAAGCAGATCGCCCGGCGTCTGAAGATTTCCAGCCATGGCGCCAAACGGATCGTGGCCAGCCTGCTGCTCAAGCTCGGCGCGCCCAACCGGACGGCCGCCGTGGTCACGGCCATCCAGTTGGGACTGATCATGCACTAG
- a CDS encoding condensation domain-containing protein: MAEIVRSRTPFYGRRSVTAPATCAQRHMWNLIQRQLPDASFYDVSHWAGLPPHAAVPDVLTVLSELVGRYEALRTAFGPGPEGTLTQRVLRSGTFETEIAATEPGEDPRDVLRAWRRRMRQTAFDLTTAPLLRAMVVVADGAPVLAAFHVSHLAADLMSLRHLAAELTRLLAARTTGRPAPSPAAFRQPVEQAEYERSPRGQALLARSRAYWRDQLATAPATMFPALAARAARAARAAEPGVPDRYSAVMDSRAAFLALPVLAERWRVSTSAVLLTAVATLLGRRAGLPVCTLRLLAANRFTPELRCAVANLHQEVPVTIDLTGDSVPALARRAFAACTTAYANGLYDPDHAEELLRAAERERGTGISLSCCFNDIRAAHETRGGGRPAPAHAVRAALPDTVVTRHPFTEGEDFFLVADDEEPGWLRLVLNADTRAFPPPEVHTFLRDIERLLVEHVVDAPQQTRMTGRSA; this comes from the coding sequence GTGGCAGAAATCGTCCGGAGCCGAACTCCCTTCTACGGGCGGCGTTCCGTCACCGCCCCCGCGACCTGTGCGCAACGGCACATGTGGAACCTGATCCAACGTCAATTACCCGACGCCTCCTTCTACGACGTGAGCCACTGGGCCGGCCTGCCACCCCATGCCGCCGTACCGGACGTGCTCACCGTTCTGAGTGAACTCGTGGGCCGCTACGAGGCGTTGCGCACCGCTTTCGGCCCCGGCCCCGAAGGAACACTGACACAGCGGGTGCTGCGCTCCGGAACCTTCGAAACCGAGATCGCCGCGACCGAGCCCGGCGAGGACCCCCGGGACGTGCTGCGCGCCTGGCGGCGGAGGATGCGGCAGACCGCCTTCGACCTCACCACGGCCCCGCTCCTCCGGGCCATGGTCGTCGTCGCCGACGGGGCACCGGTGCTCGCCGCCTTCCATGTCTCGCACCTCGCCGCCGACCTCATGTCCCTGCGCCATCTGGCCGCCGAACTCACCCGGCTGCTCGCCGCCCGGACCACCGGCCGGCCCGCGCCGTCCCCCGCCGCCTTCCGCCAACCGGTCGAGCAGGCAGAGTACGAACGGTCCCCACGCGGGCAGGCCCTGCTGGCCCGCTCCCGGGCGTACTGGCGGGACCAACTGGCCACCGCGCCCGCCACGATGTTTCCCGCCCTCGCCGCCCGTGCCGCCCGTGCCGCCCGTGCCGCCGAGCCCGGCGTGCCGGACCGCTACAGCGCCGTCATGGATTCCCGCGCCGCCTTCCTCGCCCTGCCGGTACTGGCCGAGCGGTGGCGGGTGAGCACCTCCGCGGTCCTGCTCACCGCCGTCGCGACGCTGCTCGGCCGCCGCGCGGGACTTCCCGTCTGCACCCTCCGGCTGCTGGCCGCCAACCGCTTCACCCCCGAACTCCGTTGCGCGGTGGCCAACTTGCACCAAGAGGTACCGGTGACGATCGACCTGACGGGCGACAGCGTGCCCGCCCTCGCCCGGCGCGCCTTCGCCGCCTGCACGACCGCCTACGCCAACGGCCTGTACGACCCCGACCACGCCGAGGAACTCCTCCGCGCCGCCGAGCGGGAACGCGGCACCGGCATCAGTCTGTCCTGCTGCTTCAACGACATCCGGGCCGCACACGAGACACGCGGCGGCGGGCGCCCGGCGCCGGCCCACGCGGTGCGCGCCGCCCTGCCCGACACCGTCGTCACCCGGCACCCCTTCACGGAAGGAGAGGACTTCTTCCTCGTCGCCGACGACGAGGAGCCCGGCTGGCTGCGGCTGGTGCTCAACGCCGACACCAGGGCGTTTCCGCCGCCCGAGGTCCACACCTTCCTCCGCGACATCGAGCGGCTGCTCGTGGAACACGTCGTGGACGCACCCCAGCAGACGCGCATGACCGGGCGTTCGGCCTAG
- a CDS encoding nucleoside 2-deoxyribosyltransferase gives MSDTTANGVDGTGLVDLSGVSVFVGGPIQHAIHQDGFHEPLRHAIHDVIETVTAVNGTVFSAHVAEKFGVDTPLFSPDQVSVRDFGWMRRCDVFVPVLPVGTDGDLMRTDGTHIELGWASALGKPIVVVTPTPMAANASHLLRGLPSVADVSVFDLTEAREDPAGLLLLLSKVGREVVMSE, from the coding sequence ATGAGTGACACCACTGCCAACGGCGTCGACGGCACGGGCCTTGTCGACCTGTCGGGAGTCAGCGTCTTCGTCGGCGGACCCATCCAGCACGCGATCCACCAGGACGGCTTCCACGAGCCGTTACGGCATGCGATACACGACGTCATCGAAACGGTGACGGCGGTGAACGGCACGGTGTTCTCCGCCCACGTCGCCGAGAAGTTCGGGGTGGACACCCCGCTGTTCTCACCGGACCAGGTCAGCGTGCGGGACTTCGGCTGGATGCGCCGCTGCGACGTGTTCGTCCCCGTCCTGCCCGTCGGCACCGACGGCGATCTGATGCGCACCGACGGCACCCACATCGAACTCGGCTGGGCCTCCGCACTGGGCAAGCCCATCGTCGTCGTGACCCCCACCCCCATGGCCGCCAACGCCAGCCACCTGCTGCGCGGACTGCCCTCGGTGGCCGACGTGAGCGTCTTCGACCTGACCGAAGCGCGCGAGGACCCCGCCGGGCTGCTGTTGCTGCTCTCCAAGGTCGGCCGCGAGGTCGTGATGTCGGAGTGA
- a CDS encoding dihydroorotate dehydrogenase, which produces MTDRTHHPGATEILGLPLSSPVVVGSGLLTDQERNIRRLLAAGAGAVVTKTIHPNPAPSGDERLLRLPTGMLNSTTYSRRAVGDWCAMLRRFADDRLPVIASVHADSPTELAGLAERVTAAGSPALELGISCLNEEGGLEDTPERVAAYTTAVRRATPVPFSVKLAAGERLGERLEAAVACGADAITLSDTIAGLAVDPDTGEVRLGGVFGYSGPGIKPLVLAEIFALRRRGTDVPVMGGGGVRDATDVAEYLSVGADAVQVYTALHTNMLGSLVGIREGFDDWLRAHGGTVTDLVGRSIKEVRG; this is translated from the coding sequence GTGACGGACCGCACCCACCACCCGGGGGCCACCGAGATCCTCGGCCTGCCCCTCTCCTCACCCGTCGTCGTCGGCTCGGGCCTGCTCACCGACCAGGAACGCAACATCCGCAGACTGCTCGCCGCCGGAGCAGGCGCCGTCGTCACCAAGACCATCCACCCGAACCCGGCACCCTCGGGGGACGAACGGCTGCTGCGGCTCCCCACCGGCATGCTCAACAGCACGACGTACTCCCGCCGAGCCGTCGGGGACTGGTGCGCGATGCTGCGCCGCTTCGCCGACGACCGACTGCCGGTGATCGCCTCCGTGCACGCGGACTCCCCGACGGAACTCGCCGGGCTCGCCGAGCGCGTGACCGCCGCCGGCAGCCCGGCGCTCGAACTGGGCATCTCCTGTCTCAACGAAGAGGGCGGCCTGGAGGACACCCCCGAGCGGGTCGCCGCGTATACGACCGCCGTACGGCGAGCCACCCCCGTGCCGTTCAGCGTCAAGCTGGCGGCGGGGGAGCGACTGGGCGAGCGCCTGGAGGCGGCCGTGGCCTGCGGCGCGGACGCGATCACCCTGAGCGACACCATCGCCGGGCTCGCCGTCGACCCCGACACCGGTGAGGTGCGCCTCGGAGGCGTCTTCGGCTACTCGGGGCCCGGCATCAAACCCCTGGTCCTCGCCGAGATCTTCGCACTGCGCCGACGGGGGACCGACGTGCCCGTGATGGGCGGCGGCGGCGTCCGGGACGCCACCGACGTGGCGGAGTACCTGAGCGTGGGCGCCGACGCCGTGCAGGTCTACACCGCCCTGCACACGAACATGCTCGGCTCGCTGGTGGGCATCCGCGAGGGCTTCGACGACTGGCTGCGCGCCCACGGCGGCACGGTCACGGATCTGGTCGGACGGAGCATCAAAGAGGTGAGGGGATGA
- a CDS encoding creatininase family protein, translated as MTGMRQRTTNVAAYGDLTSPEVPGAVSGATLVWPVGGLEQHGPHLPLSVDFDIPDALARQVVAEVGGLLLPGQPFSARSLPQSGGGLHFPGTVHIGGGTFVDYLTHCLRALARLEPARLVVINGHYENEGLLFEAIDGCEPARTFPHTEIVAFSWWSLVEDEWLGKHVPEFPGWHAEHAGLTETSLMMYLRPDVVRAARPTHDTPPPPGIYRHPVDVDRMSNQGVLSSTTGADAELGEKLFWHVLDGITRTLSDSSTGPVRPADPAPA; from the coding sequence ATGACGGGCATGCGGCAGCGCACCACGAACGTGGCCGCGTACGGCGACCTGACCAGCCCGGAGGTGCCGGGCGCGGTGTCCGGCGCCACCCTGGTCTGGCCGGTGGGAGGGCTGGAACAGCACGGCCCGCACCTGCCGCTGTCGGTGGACTTCGACATCCCCGACGCGCTGGCGCGGCAGGTGGTCGCGGAGGTCGGCGGTCTGCTCCTCCCCGGCCAGCCGTTCTCCGCCAGGTCGCTGCCCCAGAGCGGCGGCGGACTGCACTTCCCCGGCACCGTCCACATCGGCGGCGGTACCTTCGTCGACTACCTCACGCACTGCCTGCGGGCCCTCGCACGGCTCGAGCCCGCCCGGCTGGTCGTCATCAACGGCCACTACGAGAACGAGGGCCTGCTCTTCGAGGCCATCGACGGATGCGAGCCGGCCAGGACCTTCCCGCACACCGAGATCGTGGCCTTCAGCTGGTGGAGCCTGGTGGAGGACGAATGGCTCGGCAAGCACGTGCCGGAATTCCCCGGATGGCACGCCGAGCACGCGGGGCTGACCGAGACGAGCCTGATGATGTATCTGCGCCCGGACGTGGTCCGCGCGGCCAGGCCCACCCATGACACCCCGCCGCCACCGGGGATCTACCGCCACCCCGTCGACGTGGACCGGATGTCCAACCAAGGGGTGCTCTCCTCCACCACGGGTGCCGACGCCGAGCTCGGCGAAAAGCTCTTCTGGCACGTGCTGGACGGCATCACCCGGACGCTTTCCGACAGTTCCACCGGTCCCGTCCGTCCCGCCGACCCGGCACCGGCCTGA
- a CDS encoding nucleotide sugar dehydrogenase, with product MEPRTSYKDFDVCVVGLGYVGVTLTAALLSTGKQVLGYEANPAVAGDLARGKLQLSEPGVEKQIKDGSARGSFAVTSDIGGLRLPPVVIICVGTPIEAGGTTPDLSHLAAATASIADRMDENTLVIVRSTVPVGTSRGLVLPVLRRRTADPLLAFCPERTIQGQALAELLSLPQIVGGLTDEAVKLAAGLFATVTEQVVPVSSLEAAELIKLTCNCHTDLIYGFGNEIGLIAEKLGLDALEIISSANLDYPRPDINKPGFVGGSCLTKDPYLLRYSLAPHGHTPQLVTAARTLNESMPRRVGERVLAALRDAGLDPGEARILISGFAYKGRPETDDLRGAPYEPLLAFLHGRVKEIVGHDFVVPPDRIEALGVRPVTVTEGFTDAHAAILLNDHARYAELDADDLIPRMCAPALVYDTWRVLPPTTKVMRLGSA from the coding sequence ATGGAACCGCGCACGTCGTACAAGGACTTCGACGTCTGCGTCGTCGGGCTGGGATACGTCGGGGTCACACTGACCGCGGCGCTCCTGTCCACCGGCAAGCAGGTACTGGGCTACGAGGCCAATCCGGCGGTGGCGGGCGACCTCGCCCGCGGGAAGCTGCAACTGTCGGAGCCGGGAGTCGAGAAGCAGATCAAGGACGGCTCCGCGAGGGGATCGTTCGCGGTCACCTCGGACATCGGCGGGCTGCGACTGCCACCCGTCGTCATCATCTGCGTCGGAACGCCGATCGAGGCCGGCGGGACCACCCCCGACCTCAGCCATCTGGCGGCGGCGACCGCCTCGATAGCGGACCGCATGGACGAGAACACCCTGGTGATCGTCCGCAGCACGGTACCGGTGGGCACCTCGCGCGGCCTGGTGCTGCCCGTACTGCGCCGCCGCACCGCCGACCCCCTGCTGGCCTTCTGCCCCGAGCGGACCATCCAGGGGCAGGCCCTCGCGGAGCTGCTGTCCCTCCCGCAGATCGTCGGCGGCCTGACCGACGAGGCCGTGAAACTCGCCGCGGGACTCTTCGCCACCGTCACCGAGCAGGTCGTGCCGGTCTCCTCCCTGGAGGCCGCCGAGCTGATCAAGCTGACCTGCAACTGCCACACCGACCTCATCTACGGATTCGGCAACGAGATCGGGCTGATCGCGGAGAAGCTCGGCCTGGACGCGCTGGAGATCATCAGCTCCGCCAACCTCGACTACCCGAGGCCCGACATCAACAAGCCCGGCTTCGTCGGCGGCAGTTGCCTGACGAAGGACCCCTACCTGCTGCGGTACTCACTCGCCCCCCACGGCCACACACCCCAGCTGGTCACGGCCGCCCGCACCCTGAACGAGTCCATGCCGCGCAGGGTCGGCGAACGCGTCCTCGCCGCACTGCGCGACGCGGGACTGGACCCGGGCGAGGCCAGGATCCTGATCTCCGGCTTCGCGTACAAGGGCCGCCCCGAGACGGACGACCTGCGCGGCGCCCCCTACGAGCCGCTGCTGGCCTTCCTGCACGGCCGCGTCAAAGAGATCGTCGGTCATGACTTCGTCGTCCCGCCGGACCGGATCGAGGCCCTGGGCGTGCGCCCGGTGACGGTCACCGAGGGATTCACCGACGCCCATGCCGCGATCCTCCTCAACGACCACGCCCGCTACGCGGAGCTGGACGCCGACGACCTGATCCCACGGATGTGCGCACCGGCGCTGGTGTACGACACCTGGCGGGTCCTCCCGCCCACGACGAAGGTAATGAGGCTCGGCAGTGCGTAA
- a CDS encoding NAD-dependent epimerase/dehydratase family protein, translating into MRKKILITGGAGFIGLHLAGKLAATCDVTLLDDFSRGRSDERLAALLGRVTLVEHDLTTPVPDGLLADDFTEVYHLAAVVGVVHSNEEPQRVLRTNLLATVHLLDWFTTLTGATLCFASSSEAYAGSVEAGVAEVPTTEDVPLVVSDPTVARSSYGFSKIAGELLCRNYARTYGFPLRMVRFHNIYGPRMGYEHVIPQFIERLLGGADPFPVYGADQSRAFCYVDDAVDAITALTALPTKETLLVNIGNDLEEVLIEDLATKVFETVGRRPALDLHPAPPLSPGRRLPDLTRLRELTGYAPKVDLSEGLRRTYEWYARDIAAREGR; encoded by the coding sequence GTGCGTAAGAAGATCCTGATCACCGGCGGTGCGGGCTTCATCGGCCTGCACCTGGCCGGCAAGCTCGCCGCCACCTGCGACGTCACCCTCCTGGACGACTTCAGCAGGGGCCGCTCCGACGAACGGCTCGCCGCGCTGCTCGGCCGGGTCACCCTCGTGGAACACGACCTGACCACCCCCGTCCCCGACGGTCTGCTCGCCGACGACTTCACCGAGGTCTACCACCTGGCCGCCGTCGTCGGCGTCGTGCACTCCAACGAGGAACCGCAGCGCGTCCTGCGCACCAATCTCCTCGCCACCGTCCACCTCCTCGACTGGTTCACCACCCTGACCGGGGCCACGCTCTGCTTCGCCTCCTCCAGCGAGGCGTACGCCGGCAGCGTCGAGGCCGGAGTCGCGGAGGTACCCACCACCGAGGACGTCCCGCTGGTGGTCTCCGATCCCACGGTGGCCCGCTCCAGCTACGGCTTCAGCAAGATCGCCGGCGAGCTGCTCTGCCGCAACTACGCCCGGACGTACGGCTTCCCGCTGCGCATGGTGCGTTTCCACAACATCTACGGCCCCCGCATGGGATACGAACACGTCATCCCGCAGTTCATCGAGCGACTGCTCGGCGGGGCGGACCCCTTCCCGGTCTACGGCGCCGACCAGAGCCGCGCCTTCTGCTACGTCGACGACGCGGTCGACGCGATCACCGCGCTGACCGCCCTCCCCACCAAGGAGACGCTGCTCGTCAACATCGGCAACGACCTGGAGGAGGTCCTCATCGAGGACCTCGCGACCAAGGTCTTCGAGACGGTGGGCCGCCGGCCGGCCCTCGACCTCCACCCCGCCCCGCCGCTGTCCCCGGGCCGGCGGCTCCCCGACCTCACCCGGCTGCGCGAACTCACCGGCTACGCCCCGAAGGTGGACCTGAGTGAGGGACTGCGGCGTACGTACGAGTGGTACGCGCGGGACATCGCGGCCCGCGAGGGGCGGTGA
- a CDS encoding glycosyltransferase family 4 protein, whose protein sequence is MRVRYVHRGYFPARAGAELMAQYLAECMSRRGLEVGVYSGAVDEDSARFMAAAGLGVEAIPDPADDPPRAADILHAFDAFHPADMRAGLELARAWDVPFTITPASAPEVWPDRETVLDCCRQADAVFVLSQAERAMLRGEGVDDSVLHLIGQGPHLPGVADPDGFRRDHGITGPMVLFLGRKMRSKGYTVVLEAARHVWARHPDTRFVFLGPRWDDDCVSRFAAHADPRIIELDMADEDTKHSALAACDLVCLPSTADLFPLVYVEAWSCRKPVIGSAFMGSEEVVAHGRDGLLVSPAARPVAEAVNRLLDDPAERAAMGRSGYDRVRRELTWEAVADRVHTVYTTLTAARQTEGVR, encoded by the coding sequence ATGCGTGTCCGCTATGTGCACCGCGGCTACTTCCCGGCCCGCGCGGGGGCCGAACTGATGGCGCAGTACCTCGCCGAATGCATGAGCCGGCGCGGGCTGGAGGTGGGCGTGTACTCCGGGGCGGTGGACGAGGACTCCGCCCGCTTCATGGCGGCCGCGGGGCTCGGCGTCGAGGCGATCCCCGACCCCGCCGACGACCCTCCCCGCGCGGCGGACATCCTCCACGCCTTCGACGCGTTCCACCCGGCGGACATGCGGGCGGGCCTGGAGCTCGCCCGCGCCTGGGACGTCCCCTTCACCATCACCCCCGCCTCCGCCCCCGAGGTGTGGCCGGACCGGGAGACGGTGCTCGACTGCTGCCGGCAGGCGGACGCCGTCTTCGTGCTCTCCCAGGCCGAACGCGCCATGCTGCGCGGCGAGGGGGTCGACGACTCCGTTCTGCACCTCATCGGGCAGGGCCCGCACCTGCCCGGCGTCGCCGACCCCGACGGCTTCCGCCGTGACCACGGCATCACCGGGCCCATGGTGCTCTTCCTGGGCAGGAAGATGCGCTCCAAGGGCTACACCGTCGTCCTGGAGGCGGCCCGGCACGTCTGGGCACGCCACCCGGACACCCGCTTCGTCTTCCTCGGGCCCCGCTGGGACGACGACTGCGTGAGCCGGTTCGCGGCACACGCCGATCCCCGCATCATCGAGCTGGACATGGCGGACGAGGACACCAAGCACAGCGCCCTCGCGGCCTGCGATCTGGTGTGTCTGCCGTCCACCGCCGATCTGTTCCCGCTCGTCTATGTGGAGGCCTGGTCCTGCCGCAAGCCGGTCATCGGCTCCGCGTTCATGGGCAGCGAGGAGGTCGTCGCCCACGGCCGCGACGGTTTGCTCGTGAGCCCGGCCGCGCGCCCCGTGGCCGAGGCGGTGAACCGCCTCCTGGACGATCCCGCCGAACGGGCGGCGATGGGACGCAGCGGCTACGACCGGGTACGCCGCGAACTCACCTGGGAGGCGGTCGCCGACCGGGTGCACACGGTCTACACCACACTGACGGCCGCCCGGCAGACGGAGGGGGTCCGATGA
- a CDS encoding nucleotidyltransferase family protein codes for MRAVILAGGEGRRLRPATHTVPKPLMPVDGIPILHIILLQLRSAGFTHVTLSLGYRAHMIKASFGGNRWAGLDLDFSLEEEPLGTAGPLTLLPPFEDSTLVMNADLLTDIDFADLFSRHKKSQAVATIALAQQNIDIAHGVVEVDEEQQVTDFREKPRMSFLVSGGIYVLEPSLLTLLSPGGRRDMPALLAAAREQGERVEGYVFDGEWCDIGTPEQLERATAAFRADRSRYLSPKEQSELWAGTGPAEEMVGG; via the coding sequence ATGAGGGCAGTCATACTGGCGGGAGGCGAGGGACGCCGACTGCGGCCCGCCACCCACACCGTCCCGAAGCCGTTGATGCCGGTGGACGGGATACCCATCCTGCACATCATCCTTCTGCAGCTCAGGAGCGCGGGCTTCACCCACGTCACCCTGTCGCTCGGATACCGCGCACACATGATCAAGGCCAGCTTCGGCGGGAACCGGTGGGCCGGCCTCGACCTGGACTTCTCCCTGGAGGAGGAGCCCCTGGGCACCGCCGGCCCGCTCACCCTGCTGCCGCCGTTCGAGGACTCCACCCTCGTGATGAACGCGGACCTGCTCACCGACATCGACTTCGCCGACCTCTTCTCACGCCACAAGAAGTCCCAGGCGGTCGCGACCATCGCCCTCGCCCAGCAGAACATCGACATCGCGCACGGGGTGGTGGAGGTCGACGAAGAGCAGCAGGTGACCGACTTCCGGGAGAAACCCCGGATGAGCTTCCTGGTCAGCGGCGGCATCTACGTACTGGAGCCGTCCCTGCTCACTCTCCTGTCACCCGGCGGGCGGCGCGACATGCCCGCCCTCCTGGCCGCCGCACGCGAGCAGGGCGAACGCGTCGAGGGCTACGTCTTCGACGGCGAATGGTGCGACATCGGCACACCCGAGCAACTGGAGCGCGCCACCGCGGCGTTCCGCGCGGACCGCTCCCGCTACCTCAGCCCGAAGGAACAGAGCGAACTGTGGGCCGGCACCGGCCCGGCGGAGGAGATGGTGGGCGGATGA